ATTCACGGCGAGATCCCGCGCGAAGCGGTCCTGTGCTTCGGCGATTACGTGGGGCCGGGCTACTCGAGGCCAACGCCCGCGATGGGCGAAGCGGTCAGGATGCTGGCGCGGTTGGAGGCGATCCTGCTCGATCCCGTCTATACGGGAAAGGCGATGGCGGGGTTGATCGACCTCATCGGGAAGAATCTGTTCGAGTCTCGTGAGAACGTCCTCTTCGTGCACACGGGCGGCTCCCCCGCCCTCTACGCCTACCGGAACGACGTCCTCGACTGAGCCATGGCCGCAAAGCGCAGGAAGAGCGTCCGTCCTTCGCGCGCGAGTCACCTGAAAAAGCTCGACACCCTGCTGCACACCACGAGGTCCGTCGGCTTGCTCGCGCGTGAGGAGCTCGTATCGGTCATCGTCGACTGCACCGCTCGGCGAAAAGTCTCGCCAAAGATCGACGCCTGGGGTGGTGGGTGTTCGGGGATCGCTGGCACGGAAAACACGATCGTGGCCCGAGTGCCACGGGGAAAGCTCGCGGCTCTCGCCCGAATGAAAGACGTCCGCTACGTCGAGGCCAGCACGCGTCTCAAGCTTCATTGCGATCGCGCTCATGTTTCGTCCGGACTCGTGCGGGGAAATTCCCGAACGGTCTCAGAGACCGGAGCGGGGGTTCTCGTCGGCGTCGTGGACACGGGTATCGACGTGAAACACCCGGCGTTCCGCAGCAATGGAAAGACCCGCATCGTCGACTATCTCGATCAGTTCACCGACCGGGAGCTCGATGCGTCCGCGATCGATGCCGGGGCGGCCGACGACGTCACCGACCCGGTCGGCCACGGTACGCACGCGGCGGGGATCGCCGCGGGAAACGGCGCCGGCTCGCCCGGCCGAAGGCTTAAGGGCGTCGCTCCCGAAGCCGATCTCGCCATCGTGAAGACGACGCTCGAGAGCGCGGATATCCTTCGAGGCATCGCGCACGTCTTCGATCTCGCGGGGAAGCGGGGCCAGCCCTGCGTCGTCAACTGCAGCTTCGGTGGACATTTCGGCGGGCACGACGGCACCACCATCGTCGAAAGGACCATCGATGAGCTCTCGGGGCCGGGCAAGATCGTGGTCGTCTCGGCGGGCAACGAAGGAGTCGACCCCATCCACGCCCACACCCGTCTTCGGGGCGATGGCGCGAGTCCGGCTCGGTGGGAGGCGGCGTTTCATCTCAAGCCGCGGATGGTGGACACCGGAGGCGGATCGCAAGAGCTCGGTGTGCTCGGGCTCCAGGTGTGGCACCAGCGCGAGGACGCTCTTCGCATCGCGCTCCATGCCCCGGGGGGACAGATCGTGGAGGCCCCCGAGGAGGGCCTGTCCGAGCTCGACTTTGATTCGTTCTTCGTGAGCGTCTCGCGGCAAGTCCATCCCTACAGTGGGGACCCCTTCGTCACCTTCCAGCTCTTCGCGGCGGCTCAGACCGCCTGGCTCACGGGTTGGCGTCTCGTCGTCGAAGAGGTGTCGCCGGGAAGCGCGAAGGTGGGCGCCGTGCACGCCTGGATCGGAGACGGCGCCGAGGGAAACTTCGTCACCGGCGCGACGTTCGAGTACCTCGTGGGCATGCCGGCGACGGCCTATTCCGCCGTGGCCGTCGCCTCGTACGTCACGCGGAACGAGTGGAGCTCGCGGGATCCCGCTCACCCGACGGTGCGCCTCGAAGCGCTTCAGCTGGAGTCGCTTTCCGAGTTCAGCAGCCGCGGACCCACACGCGACGGGCAGAACAAGCCCGAGGTCACCGCTCCCGGCGAGTGGCTGCTCGCTCCCCTGTCGAGCGCGGCTCCGCCCGGCGAGCTACCGCTCTTCACGCGAGTTTCGGATATCGACTACGCCGCCCTCAGGGGTACGAGCATGTCGGCGCCCTACGTCACCGGAGCGCTGGCGCTTCTGCTGGAAAAAGACGGAACGATCGACTGGGCGGAGGCCAAGAGGCGCATCATGAAATCGACCCGCCAGGACGAGAACACCGGGGTCTGCTGGAATCGAGACTGGGGCTATGGCAAGCTCGACGTGGCGCGGCTGCTTTCGGTCGAGCCGTGAAAACCATGCGACCCCGAGATGTCGCGAGACGAGGTCCCCAAGTGGTGCGCGTGCTCGTGGAGCTGACGGAGCGCGCGGCGGACGACTCGATGCTCACCCACCTGCGCGAGCTCGGTCTCGAGGTGGAGCAGGTGGTGCGGAACAAGGTCGTGGGCTCGATTGCCAGCGAGAAGATCTCGCGGCTCGAAGCCGACGCGATCGTCAGAGTCGTGGAGAGGTCCCGAAACCTCAAACTCAGCGACTCTTCGTGAATGGGTCTCGCTGGCATCGCCGCGCTACAATCCCTAGCAGGCTGATGAAAAAGTGCAGTCCAGCCTGCGCGAGCGGAGCGAGCCCGGCGCGCTTGCCGCGCCGTAAGCAGCCCCGAGCCGTGGCGGCACGATCGATTACGGGTCCCGCCACGGCACTGAGCACAGAGTCATAAGGAGGCTCGATGATTCCACGCCATCTGTTCGGTTTACTGGCTCTCGCCGTTTCGGTCGCCGCGTCACAGCGCGCCGATCTCGTCTCCGGAGTGGACCGGTCCGGATTCGACGAGTCGGTCCGGCCTCAGGACGACTTCAACGCCTACGTGAACGGCACCTGGATTCGCGAGACCGAGATCCCGGCGGACCAGGCGGAATGGGGAAGTTTCATGATCCTCAGAGACGAAAGCGAGAAGAACCAGCGCGCCATCGTCGAAGAGCTCGCCGAGAAGGACGAGCTGAAGCCCGGCACGGACGAGCAGAGGGTGGGAGAGTTCTACAAGAGCTACCTGGACACCGACCGAGCCAACGAACTGGGGATCATGCCTCTGCAGGAACGGCTGAATCGAATCCTCTCGGCCGAGAGCTTTCAAGACCTGCTCCAGCTCCAGGCCGAGCTCAGAATCGACGGCATCGACTCGCCGCTGGCGCTCGCCGTCTTTCCCGATCTCGGCGATTCCACACGTTACACCGTTTACTTGTTTCAATCCGGTCTCACCCTTCCCGACCGCGACTACTATTTCAAGGAAGGAGAAAAGTTCGAGCAGCTCCGCGAGGCGCTTCCGCGATACGCGACGAAGCTCTTCGAGCTCGCCGGCGTGGACGAGGCCGGCGCGCGGGGCCGCGCGGTATTCGAGATCGAGCGCCGTCTGGCGGAGCACCATTGGCCGGCGGAGGAGACGCGCGACGTACAGAAGCTGTACAACCCCTACGAGCGCAAGGATCTCGCGTCGGCCACCGCTCGGATCGCCTGGGATCGTTATCTCCAGAGCTCCGAGATCGCCGACGTGGACATGGTCGTGA
This sequence is a window from Vicinamibacteria bacterium. Protein-coding genes within it:
- a CDS encoding S8 family serine peptidase — its product is MAAKRRKSVRPSRASHLKKLDTLLHTTRSVGLLAREELVSVIVDCTARRKVSPKIDAWGGGCSGIAGTENTIVARVPRGKLAALARMKDVRYVEASTRLKLHCDRAHVSSGLVRGNSRTVSETGAGVLVGVVDTGIDVKHPAFRSNGKTRIVDYLDQFTDRELDASAIDAGAADDVTDPVGHGTHAAGIAAGNGAGSPGRRLKGVAPEADLAIVKTTLESADILRGIAHVFDLAGKRGQPCVVNCSFGGHFGGHDGTTIVERTIDELSGPGKIVVVSAGNEGVDPIHAHTRLRGDGASPARWEAAFHLKPRMVDTGGGSQELGVLGLQVWHQREDALRIALHAPGGQIVEAPEEGLSELDFDSFFVSVSRQVHPYSGDPFVTFQLFAAAQTAWLTGWRLVVEEVSPGSAKVGAVHAWIGDGAEGNFVTGATFEYLVGMPATAYSAVAVASYVTRNEWSSRDPAHPTVRLEALQLESLSEFSSRGPTRDGQNKPEVTAPGEWLLAPLSSAAPPGELPLFTRVSDIDYAALRGTSMSAPYVTGALALLLEKDGTIDWAEAKRRIMKSTRQDENTGVCWNRDWGYGKLDVARLLSVEP